A region from the Melopsittacus undulatus isolate bMelUnd1 chromosome 13, bMelUnd1.mat.Z, whole genome shotgun sequence genome encodes:
- the LOC117436895 gene encoding olfactory receptor 5G3-like, whose amino-acid sequence MAQSNCTQVTQFSLVGFTEEPVTQGNLFLLFLLTYLVTIVGNLGIIILIRASPHLHSPMYYFLGNLAFVDLCSSTIITPKMLVDLMLEKKSIAYAGCVAQVFLFDVFGMTEYYLLASMAYDRYVAICHPLLYPLVMSPKCCFQLVTGSYLMGLTNGVGQTISMSTLSFCSSSTINLFFCDISPLISLSTFDTTLSHIILTTAASLLGVSSSLVVLLSYVAIIPTILSINSAEGKRKAFSTCTSHLTTVSIFYGSSCFTYLNPTSDSSRGADKWAVVLYTMVTPMLNPLIYSLRNKEVKEALRRLLKMK is encoded by the coding sequence ATGGCACAAAGCAACTGCACCCAAGTGACCCAGTTCAGCCTGGTGGGGTTCACAGAGGAGCCGGTGACTCAGGGCAACttgttcctgctcttcctgctcacCTACCTTGTCACCATCGTGGGCAACCTGGGCATCATCATCTTGATCAGGGCCAGCCCCCACCTCCACTCCCCCATGTATtatttcctgggcaacctggcCTTTGTAGACCTCTGTTCTTCCACCATCATCACCCCCAAGATGTTGGTTGACTTGATGTTGGAGAAGAAGAGCATTGCTTATGCTGGGTGTGTGGCTCAGGTCTTCCTCTTTGATGTCTTTGGGATGACTGAGTACTACCTGCTGGCTTCAATGGCCTATGACCGTTATGTGGCCATTTGCCATCCCCTGCTCTACCCCCTTGTCATGTCCCCaaagtgctgtttccagctggtGACTGGCTCCTACCTCATGGGGCTGACCAATGGTGTGGGACAGACCATCAGCATGTCCACCCtgtccttctgcagctccagcaccatcAACCTCTTCTTCTGTGACATTTCCCCTCTCATCTCCCTCTCCACCTTCGACACCACCCTCAGCCACATCATCCTGaccactgcagcatctctccttGGTGTGTCCAGCAGCCTGGTTGTCCTGCTCTCCTATGTAGCCATCATCCCCACCATCCTGAGCATCAATTCAGCCGAGGGCAAGCGCAAAGCATTCTCCACCTGCACCTCCCACCTCACCACTGTCAGCATCTTCTATGGGTCATCCTGCTTCACGTACTTAAACCCCACCTCAGACAGCTCAAGAGGAGCAGATAAATGGGCTGTGGTGCTCTACACCATGGTGACTCCCATGCTGAACCCCTtgatctacagcctgaggaataAGGAGGTGAAGGAGGCTTTGAGGAGActcttgaaaatgaaatga
- the LOC117436906 gene encoding olfactory receptor 8J1-like — MAYDRHVAICQPLLYVTIISSRVCWQLVASSYLFAFLSAIVCTWCVFGGSFCGPIHIDHFFCDVSPVLKLVCSDTHSSEMVIFAFVTINVVGTSMIILLSYISIIRTVLRMCSAQSRARAFHTCASHLMAVSLFFGPAFFMYLQPSSSHRSLDKVASIFYAVVTPMLN; from the coding sequence atggcctacgaccggcacgttgccatctgccagcccctgctctatgtgaccatcatctccagccgtgtctgctggcagctggtagcTTCATCCTACCTATTCGCCTTCCTCAGTGCCATTGTATGCAcatggtgtgtgtttggaggTTCCTTCTGTGGTCCCATCCAcattgaccacttcttctgtgaCGTATCCCCTGTGCTAAAGCTCgtgtgctctgacacccacagcagtgagatggtCATCTTTGCCTTTGTCACCATCAATGTGGTGGGCACGAGCATGatcattttgctctcctacatCTCTATCATTCGCacagtgctgaggatgtgctcagcacagagcagggccagagccttCCACACCTGTGCCTCCCATTTGATGGCAGTTTCCTTATTCTTTGGGCCAGCATTCTTCATGTACCTACAACCTTCTTCTAGCCACAGAAGCCTGGATAAGGTGGCTTCCATCTTCTATGCCGTGGTCAcccccatgctcaac